In Eulemur rufifrons isolate Redbay chromosome 3, OSU_ERuf_1, whole genome shotgun sequence, a single window of DNA contains:
- the NTAQ1 gene encoding protein N-terminal glutamine amidohydrolase: MEADVSSAAAAACYQPASPPRDACVYSSCYCEENIWKLCEYIKNHNQYPLEECYAVFISNERKMVPIWKQQTRPGSGPVIWDYHVVLLHVSSGGQSFIYDLDTVLPFPCLFDTYVDDAFKSDDDIHPQFRRKFRVIRADSYLKNFASDRSHMKDSSGNWREPPPPYPCIETGDSKMNLNDFISMDPEVGWGAVYSLSEFVHRFGSKNY, translated from the exons ATGGAGGCGGATGtctcctccgccgccgccgccgcctgctaCCAGCCGGCCAGCCCCCCGCGGGACGCGTGCGTTTACAGCAGCTGCTACTG tGAAGAAAACATTTGGAAGCTCTGTGAATACATCAAAAACCACAACCAGTATCCTTTAGAGGAGTGTTACGCTGTCTTCATATCTAACGAGAGGAAGATG GTACCTATCTGGAAACAACAGACGAGACCTGGAAGTGGACCTGTGATCTGG GATTACCATGTTGTTTTGCTTCATGTTTCAAGTGGAGGACAGAGCTTCATTTATGATCTCGATACTGTCTTGCCATTTCCCTGCCTCTTTGACACTTATGTAGACGATGCCTTTAAGTCTGATGATGACATTCATCCACAGTTCAGGAG GAAATTTAGAGTGATCCGTGCAGATTCCTACTTGAAGAACTTTGCTTCTGACCGATCTCACATGAAAGATTCCAGTGGGAACTGGAGAGAGCCTCCTCCACCATATCCCTGCATCGAAACTGGAG ATTCCAAAATGAACCTGAATGATTTCATCAGTATGGATCCTGAGGTAGGATGGGGAGCTGTCTACTCATTATCTGAATTTGTACATCGGTTTGGCAGTAAAAATTACTGA